The DNA segment CTGGGTGTTAGGGAATGCAGTGGGCACTCATCAAGCTCCAACAGCTGGGGTTTAACTTTGTTACTTGTTATGTGAATTTGAACATGCTCTCAGACTCTTGTTTGACACCCGGATACAGGTTTCTCTTTGGCAGAGTGTACAGTTTAAGTCAGAGGGAAGTgtctcttttgtctttcagtaaCATCTAACTAAGATTGTGGCCATTTTCAATTGGGTATCATTCAAACACAGAGTGCAGTTTCTGCCCTCAAGAGTCTGTGATATAAATTGGTAAGATTTACACCTTAGAATTTATACCTTAAATTGCTCCTTCCACATAACTGCTTTCCTTAGTTCCTCCCTCACTACTTTTTTCCCTGTATCAAGTTGGGCACATTGAAGTTTTGCTAAAACTTAATTCCAGGCTATGGGTTTGAACTTTTATTCTCCAGAGAGCCTGAAGGAATTGAGGGCCACAACTCACCAGTAAAACTTGGTATCTGGGCTGCCACAAAATAGAAACCTGGTACTTGTCAAAACTTGATTTTAAGTAAAGATGGGAAATAGAGGTGACAGAAAACACTGTCTGCAGATAAGATGTGTAGACATTGTCATCCCTCAGAGCTTCTGGCTGCTTTTCACAGTgtcttcctctgccttttccatGCAGCCAGGGCGATGggcattttttccccatgagaGCTTTGTGTGAAGCTCAGAATCCTCTCCTAGCAAATGAAGAGCAGTGGGAAGATGATGGAATGGATGAAGAACCTGATGGTAAGCTACCAGTGAAGGGAGTTGGTTATATCTCCACCTGCAGTGACAAATGCATGCATTATGAGAGCTAATCAAAAGCTTGTGCTGGCTTAATCAGCTCCAGCTTGACCAAGAATCACTGACCAGGAATGacccctccttccttccagagAAGAATTACTGTGCTGTGAGCAATTCTAGGTGAACCAGCATATTTGTACATTGGGTTAGACCAGCTTCTGAAACATAAAACACACCTTTTATGCCATGGGGCATGTGTcctgttaggaaaaaaaccctttctgtGTATATCCATTCACTGATGATTTTTGTTAGGTGGAGCCAAGCTTACTTTAATGACTCTACTGTTACATGTCTCTGTGCTTTTACCATTTCATATAAGGAGCAGAATATTGTGGGGAGgtttttgttccatttcttaGCCAGAGACTGGAAACATTTGCTTCCACATTCATGGTAATCTGgatatttttcagatttattaaTGCTCATCCTATTGAAGGTCTGAAATGTTCCGTTAAAACAGAAGGATCTTGTCTTTGTGGCTTTAAAGCTTGTGATGCAGTTATGAATAGGTAAAGCCAGTAATGGAGTAATCTCAGTTTACCAACTGCTCTTCAGGTATCTCTGACAAACAGTTGTCTTTATTTGGAATCATGCTTAAAAACACACTCCCACACTTAGTGAAAAATATGTCTCAGTGAGGAAACAGATTTACTTACCTCTACTTTGATTTCTgttattatttctgttattcCTGGTGAAGTTTCCTCCCTTGCCATAGAAAAAGAGACATAGCAGTCTGAACATGCAGTGGTACAAAGCTTGTCCAGGAAGGTCAGTATTCCTTTCTTCATCACCTTTaaacagctgctctgcagggaatGGGCAGGTGATGCTGGGCAGGGTTTGACTCTTAACTGCAGCATACCAGACAATGCACTGGCAGAGCCACTGTGAGTGTGCTGAAGGCTGCTCACCTGACTATGGTGTTGCTGCACCAGTATTTCTCCTTCTTGTCCCAAAAATACATTGTCTGAGAgaacctgaaagaaaacagtgtccCTCCTGGAGGCCTGTGCTGGCTGTTGACACAGTGAACACAAGAGCCTGTTTGCAGGGGAGGATGCAAACCTGGCAGCTGCTCTGGTAAACGTGGCAGGAACGACTCTTGCCACTTGGAAATCTGTTCAGTGATTCATGAAGAGTGTGGGAAGTTGCAGATACAGGCTTGAAAGAAACCGAAGTTGTGAACAGCCAACAGCCAGGAATAAATGGCATAACTTGTAATGCTACTCTTataatgaatttatttatttattcactgtGGAGAAGCTTTGGTACAGGAACAGATGACACAGCTCAAGAAAGATGCTGCTACCAGAGTGTTCACTGCTCTGTAATCTGGCCTGGCTTTCCTAACAGCAGGGTGATGCCCTGCACACAGACAGTGTCCACCTCACTCCCCAGGAAGTGTTTTCCCAGTGGAGTGTGACTGGAAGTTTCAGTCCCAGTGGAGGTTCAGGAgtttcctctgctgctccacTTGCAGGAGGTGGAACAGTCAGGGAATCCTCCCCTCTCTTTGCTGGGGCTGTTGAATAACTGCACTGTGTGGCAGTGTGCTGTACCCCAGTGCCCAGCCTGGCACACCAATAGGGCAACCCTAGATTTTCCCTAATGGGCTTCTTGCATATTGTAGATGTGattccattttcttccactgaGAGAAAAACCCCGAAGTATATTTACTGTAGGTAGTGGGGATTGAATGGTGCCATTCTGTGGAGGGACTGAAACCTGTCATTCCACATGGTATGGAGATATCCCAGTATAGATGAGACATCTATAGTGCCCATCGGGTCAGCACTTACAGCTGcacattttctgtatgtgtATTCCAGCTTCCCTCTCAGGAGTCAGCGTCCGGGACTTCAGTTCTGAGGGACAGAAAACAAGTGGATCTTCAGGATGAGAACATCACGGAGCATCATCTGATTGGAATCTGCATTCCAGAGTGCTTTTCCAGGAATCCTGCCATCCAGATGTCTCAAGGCTTTCTAAGTTTTAAGTTATGGAGTGAACAGAACAGTTTTATAAAGGGATTGTGGCCAACCAGCTTTGGCCTGCtctttgttttataaaaactCTATATTTTTTATTCACAATAGGTGTACAAATACTGACCTGAGCGCAGTTCAAAGGCCTTTTCGTTTTGCAGACATCAGGGACTCGAGCTCTTGAGGTTCTTCGAAGCCATAATGCTCTTGGGGATGGTGTTTATCATGAGACTGATTCTCCAGCCTGCTCTGACAAGTGGCATCTTCTGACACCTTTAAAGTTCTGAGTCAGTTCAACTCCGTGAGAGACGAACCCACTGAAATTTGGCACTAAATTGACAGTTGGAGCTAAGTGTGTTGAAAGACAAAGTGCTGAACATGCATTATACATGTGCAGCTGCGCATGAAACTAGAACACATTGCCAGAACCGAGAGTCAAGAATATTGTGGCCGTGGGAGGGTGTAATTGTCTTAGAGTTTCAACGTCCTTTATGCCCAGTCCTACTTGCAGGCACCTAAAATGCAAAAGGGACCTGTGGACAGTAGAGTTTGTGTTAATTCCTAGGGCTGCAATACCAGCTCATCCCTGGACCAGTGTTTGATGGACATTCGTGTGTTTGTGGAGTCAGGGGAAGGTGTAAACTCTGAACGTGTGAGTTAGAAATGCACTGAGAGCTTCACCCCAGCAGCAGAGTCTGGAGTTTACACCTCACAAGGGTGGGTTTAGTCCTGTAATGCTGAACAGCCAATGCTTACATTGAACATTTTCAAGCTTCTCCCTATGTACATGGGCTGGTTGGTGGTTTGAAGGGTTTTCAGCACTGAGGTGattggggtttttcttccttcagctccATTTGCAGTCAGGGATGTACCACTGGGTTTAGTCTGTGGACTGGAACTGAGGATTTGCTGCAGGATTACACACATTTTTCTACACCCGAGTTTTTTTTATCTGCATGATTCAGAGCTGGCAGCTCCATCACTCCTGTGAATTAGGTGCATGCTTCAAGTATCAGTAGACTGCTTTTAGGATCATTGGTTCccagttttgtgtttgtttatcAGCTCATTGTGTtgacagtgactgcagcagcagttgtgCATGTCAGGAGAAATTGCCTGATAAGTATCTGGTGACAAAGGCACTGAGCCCTTTTCCTGTTTGCTACTGCTACTGGTGGAAATGTGTTTATGAGGCAGGAGTCTTGCAGGTTTCCTGTCCACTGGAGTGGATGTTTAACTCCCTGGTGTAAACCATGCCCTGCACCACAGGTATTTCACACATCAGCCTCTGTAGTTGGGTATAGGACATGCAGTGACCTCAGTACAACATCAGTTCAGGACAGGCTCACCCAGGCTGAGTGTGGGTGATGCTGACTTCTCAGAGCCACAGGGAGCAATCTGGGTGTTCCTGTTTCAGCCCCTCTAACCACATCTGATGGATGTTTCTGTCAAATGGCTGTTGAGTGCTGAAACTGCTTTTCTTGTCAGTCTAAACCTGCattgctaatgtaaatctcttGGAGGACCCTGACCTGTGTTTGATGAAAGATGCGGTAGAATTAATCACCTCGTTGCTAGCAAAACATGTTCTGGAGGGGGCTGTTGAGAGGAGGATGGCAGCTAAACACAATAGGAAATGTGTAGGAATTTAGCACCCACAGAGGTGCCATTTGTGCCTTTTAAAACTCACAATTCCTCTTACACAGTAACAGGAAGATGATCTGGTGACCTCCTGTTTCATTCTGTCAGCTGAAGTGTGGTTTGAAGACAGGAGTATGAGCTGTGTCAGAAGCCGTGTGGATTTACAGGAGCTCTCTGAGCAGGTTCCTGTGCCCTGGCTGGATTTGTTTCTGGTCCCAGCCATGTCATTGTTCCAGTGCTGGGTctctgccaggcagcagcagcacaagagctgCCTCCAAGGTGTGCAGGCAGCATTCcttcctgctggctgcagcactgctcaggaGGTAGCAGAGGATCGGTGTTTGTCTTATTGTTAAAACAGATGTCTTTGTGGTGACACAGCTCTCCTGCTCAGTTAGAAACAGCTTTAAAGGTTTCTGAGTGACTTAGAAACGTTAATTGCAATTAGTTATGCCtggttttcccctttccttAACAGCAGCTCCACCTCACTTGGTCCAGGTAGAAACAACAAATAGTTTGAGAGCTTCAGAGCCGCTTCACATCAACAGTCACACGTCGGGGTTGGAAAACTCCAGAATGAGCcaggaaacaaacacaaaagtgGTGTAAAAATGAGGCAGAAGAGCATGTGGGAAACTTGCTGATGCCACAGACACAAGTGCAGGTGGCATGTGCCTCTTGCAGTTGGTGTTCCTAGCCTTTGAAGAGGCTGTTAACAGGGATGTGGGCAGTGTACAGGCAGCAGTTTTGCTCTCGGCCCCTGCTACCCATGCTTTTAAAGCTGGGCTGCCATTTACTTTTTCAATggacttttttgtttccttagcTTCCGAAAGCTGCATACAAAGCTTGTGATAAATGCAGGATGTGTAAAGTTCTGTCAGTTATGCCTGGTAAATGCACTGGAAAACAGGAATTCCTCAGGCTGTCTGTAGTCACTGCTGCAGGTAACGAGTGAATATGCACTGCAGTTGGAGTTCAGGCCAAGTGCAGGCTGTTCTGCCTTGCCTGTGGCCTGTTTGGGTTGTATGGCAGCATTTTACAGATCCATTTTATGTCCTTTGTGTGAAGACTTGCTGTGAGCAGCCCTTCTGCATGGATGTGTCTGAGTGAGGAACAAACgctctgctgggttttgctgtgCTGCCACCATCCCATCCCTGACCTCCAGAATAATGCTCCCAAGTGACCAACCCGCAGGGACCAcctcctgctctcctccttCTCACCCATGTACGTTCAGGTACACTGAACTCTTAAGCAGAAAACATCACATTGATGTTTCTATGGATACTATTGGGTGGGCAAGTCCCCTCCTTGGCCACCGAGTCCTATCCAGGAATGAAGAGCTCCATAAGCTGCACTGCGCTGTCATtctgcattgtctgttgctGGGTTGGTACAGTGTTTTTGGAGTAGGATATGGTTATGTTCCATTGCAGAGGAAGCGTCCTGTGTAGTTTTAGTGGGCTGTACCTAGTGCAGGTAGCTATGAGAACCAGGAAGCttcccagcagccctgcagggatgttTACTTCCTGGAGCAAACCAGCAGACTCTATAGACTAGCTGTAGTCATTAGCTCCGAGTGCTGATGTGGACTGAAAGCACAACCTAGTAGTAGTTACCAAACCTGCTGCATAAAGTCTGTAACATAATATGAATGTaagtgttggggggggggtgttaaaAAGAATTTACTGTTTCTTCCCCAAAGCCAGAACTAAAGGACGATGTGCTGAGGTGGGTTCAGGGATGTCAGCAGAGCACATTCACTGTAGAGCTGGCTCCATCACAGGAGTGTTCCATCATCAGATGAATGAGGTGCTGCTGACCTTAGCAAGCCACAATTAAGTAACTCAAAGGGTGGGTGACTTGTGTGGTACCAACTGTTGCATTTGATCCATAGTACTTGAAAATACCTTGATCCTGAGATCTTTCCAGTTCTGTCAGGTTGGGGTTTGTTACAGAATCTTACAAACTCATTCTGAAGCCACCAGTTACAGCGTTTCCCTGCGGAGCGGGGTTCGTTAGAGGCACTGGTCTGGTGGAGCTCCGCAAGagcactgctggtgctgttcctgctaaatgctttatttcctttcctagtGATGAGCTCCCAGATCATACCCACTGCCACACAGCTTTATTCTTGTtccatcttcctcttcctcctgaaTATATCAGCTAAAATACTGCCAGTTTTCAGCTGTCTATGGTGGGTTTTGGACCCTGTGCAGGTGAGTGGCTGTCACTTCGAGCACTTGTGCCATGTATTTGTACCTAATCTGAATGGCAGGTGTGGGTCTGCGGTTCTCCTCGCTCAGGCTCGGCTTTGCACAGGGCAGTGGGATCCATCTGCCCgtgttgcttttctctcttccctaaAAACGttactttctcctttcctaGCTCCCATTTGGAATGTAAACCTTGTGAGATAAACCCTAAGTTTACATTTCCGAGACCAGCCCGCACGGTGGTGATGCTTTCATGCTGCTTAAAATagtgttatttatttttctctatgaGGTTTTCAGATGTGCAGCAGCTCGGGATGTGCCACTCTCAGCTGTGTTGTTTCATACCAATTCCTCACTCTTGGATTTACTGGGAAGTGGCACAACAGCTCCACTGATGACATGAGTTGGGTTCAGAttaatgctgctgctgacatTGAGACTTTTGATATCAAATGGGTTTTTACAAAAGCTTTGGATACTCGTTTTTACTGTCTGACAAACATTGCTGTTGTTACGCTTTGTGTATGTTCCACTAGTGTTCTCCTGGTGTTCGTATGGTTTCTACAGGTGAATATCCTCTACGGTCTGCTGTCATTTTCTATTACGGTTTATACAAGAGAGCCTGCACGCTTTGTACTGCACTGCAGGCAAGGGCTGCATTAAACCCACTTTTGGCCAATTTATTATACTTGTGAATGGTTGTTTCTTTGAGGCCTTACACAGCTCAGATCAACTGAAATCACTGCTTGGAGAGGGGAAGGTTCTTTATTTGTGTCTAAACCAGGATTCACCAAGCGCTGCCCCTGATCCTACAAGGTGTTGGTTGGGGCAGCCCAAGCCATTGCATTCCACTCTCCTGGCAAGGTGTGAAGTACTCTGGTGGTGGTGATATCCTGTATTCCTGCACTTCCTACTCTATGGGTGTATTTCAAAACTATTAATGGATTGTCTTGATACATAAAGTATAAGTTATAGTAAGGTGAGACACAAGCCTGTTGTTGTGTCCTCAGTGCTAGGGGATTTAAAGCCAAGAAAGAATTTGGCTGCAGGTTCCTGTTTAATCCGATCCATACGATTACTACACTGAGTCTTTCAGAAGGGCGCAGAGCCACCAGTACCCTGTTTGTCTGTTGGCTCTAAGCCCTGTTGCTCTGTAAATGGAACTAAAAGAATTCAGAGTCCTCTCTTTAGTTCTGGGCCATCATCTAAAGACAAGATTCTGCTTAAGTTTGGTGTGGCTGCTAAGAATGCCACAGTTTCCAGCACACCCCCTTGTGGAAGTGTTGGGAACAGCCACACCAGCTGACCCGGAGTGATCCAAGTGTGAGCACTAGAACTGAAGCACACACCCCGATtgagttgttttattttgcttgtgcAAGCAGCCACAAGACAGGCTATAGAATAAATAAGTTAAAGCAGAGAGTGTAGCACTTTATACAACCCCAGTGTTGAGATGCTTGACTTTGTCATGACATAGTGCTTTGTTACTGAACCTGACTCTGTGTTCAGGCAGCAAACCAGAACTGACCTAAGTCAAGTATTTCCCCCTTTGGCCAAAAACATCTTAAAACATGCCCTCAACCAATAATAAAAcgtagaaaaaaaacaacctattGTAACATCATAGAGTCACATCCGTGTGTTCTGAGTGGGTCAGTCTGTTCCAAAATACTTCTGTCCAAAGTGTGTTGGTGCAACAGGATGAACTTCTGTCGTTAGAATGGTGATCTCTGGGAATTCCTGGATGATGGATTTGGCACCTTTTGAGAGAGGACAAAGGCAATAGTTAATGCAGCACTGTGGCCACAAGTTAAACCGTGAGTAGCAGACCTCCTGCACAGGTAAGTCAGGCTCTGTTCCTCCACCTCCACTTCATGTGTCTGCCTTAGCTGACTGTCTATGAGGGAGAACTTCCTGAAGTTATTGTATtgcttttggggggggggttcttACTTGGTTTTTTTATCTCATTACCACACTCTTACACTCCCAATACAATCACCACAGTGGTGACAGGAGAATAACTCTGCAGTTCAGTAGTGTTTCTGACAGTGAATTCTGCTCTGGCCTATGCTTAAAACAACACAGATCTGTTGTGGTGTTCACAGACACAGACGTTCCCCTTTGGATCCCCTTTTATACGTTAAGCCCTTTAGCACAGAGACACTGCTCTGTAGCTTCATGTACACACCAACTCAGTGCCACCCGTGGCTGCCAGTCCTGAGGGTAGCAGGATAGGTATTGCTCAGTCAGCCACTGAAGCATTCCGTGCCCTGGCAGCACTGCACATTCCTGTTTTGAGGAATACTTTACCACCTGCAGTTTTGGCATTAGGTGTAATGGGCTTTTCCCTTCCCGCCCCATACATTTCCCTGCTCACTCTTAGTTTTAAACTCAGGTAAAACAAGGTGAGCAACAAAGCACTGCCGCTGCAAGaaaaggagcagctctgcaccacTGCCCCAAGCACTCACTGAGGTAACTCCCCACTACATGTACCTGTGCCTGTCCCCCTCACACCCCTTAACTCACCATGAGGTGTGGAGAACAGGCTGAGCAGGATAATGACGCTTGGTTGTACACCATGTTCTACAAGAACTTTGACAGCCTCAATGACGGTATTGCCAGTACCTGAAAGGGGAAACAATGATCTGTTTAGTatctcccctctccccttgTTGGAGAACTTGTCCTCAGCCACCCGAGGACATCTGTGCTCACACTGGGGTGGCACTGAATGACAACACCTTCCTTTCCCACTGCAGAACTGCTGCCTCTGCATGTATTAACTGGAGAAGACTTTGGTATCCTGACGAGGGAACTTCATCCCTACTCTGCAACAGCTCTGCTGGGTCTGagcactgaagtcagtggattTGATTAAAGCCCTGAGGCAAGAAAGCTCATCTAAAATAGTAAAATAGCAATTAAGAGCTCCATGTGTGCAACCAGAATTAAATCTTACCCTGGAAAAGTTACTTTATCCTGACAAACTCCTCACCACACTTACCAGATTATGGTTTTTTTGGGTAGTATTAACTGTATTTAATTCTAAAGTAATTTACTTCTAGGATTCTAATACTAATCCAAAAATGTCTGTTAATAGCATGAGAAAAATACGGTTTGAGTCTTTTCTCATGGCACCTATTAAAAAGTTAAATTGATACCAAGCCTTAATGCTGCAGCCACTCTCACAAACACAGGCGTGCCCGGGTGATCTGCTCTGCATTCGTGCTGGTGCAGGCTGGCTAACAGGGACTCTGGCACAGCCTGACCAGTTCCCTGCTATGGCACCTAAACcaaggaaaaaacccaatcaaagCCCCTGAAATTTGGCACTTTTCCTTTCAATTCCATGTCCTCCCTGTCCAGATGAGTGGAACTGCACGAGACAGACACTCACTGAGTATCGGGTACATGAGCAGAACCTTTCTCCTGTAGATGTCTGGTGGGAACTTGGCATAGTAAACTTTGGCTCTCTGCGTCTCCTCGTCGCTCTGGATCAGGATCTTCCCAATGCGGATGGACCTGCAGCAGTCTCGTAATCCTTGTTCCATCGCCTCTCCTGAGAGGAGCAGcaccaaaaaccaacaacaaattGTTACGTGCTAGGAAAGGGCACAATTGCACGAGGCTACGATTGAGCAGACCCTGCAGTGCCGTACTGCTCAAAACAGAGATTCTCCCCCTCCCATTCCAGGTGTCAAAACCACTGGaagctcttttccttttctccctgtctGGGCAGAGGCAGGCTCTGCTCGGTGTCGCTCTGCTCCTGGGTGTCAGTGTTCACACACACCAGCACTGAGCTCTCAAAGGTGAGAGCTTGGAAACATCTGAACAAACGTGGGGTTTGGAGAACATCTTTGAGCTCTGCCCAGAGATGCCCCAGTGCAGGAAGCAGTGCAGGAAGCTGTGGGGCCACTGGATTTTACATCCCAGACACAAAGGACTCTGTGGCATTGGGCAAAATGACCCCGAGCATGGTTCATTTGGAGCCCTATCCCTGAGCTGCAGAGGTTGGAGCACACAGGACACTTGGCCTGGCCTCTCACAGTGAACAGCTGATAGAAGCCAGATGAGATCTGTGGCAGCAGCTGTTTGTCTCCTAAGAAGTTAATGACAGACACTGCTTGATGCTCTGGGATCAAGGATACCTAAGTGAGAGTAACTGCTGGTGGGTTTGGGTAGACCTGTGCTGTAGAGAAGGTGCTGTTGTGTGGTTTTGAAAGGCAGTTGCTTACAGGCTTCCAAAACATTCAATTCATGCTCATTGAACAACCAGAAGGTGCCTACCACTTCTCATTATGCTGACTCCACAGTTTCCCTTTTCAAATCTGACTCCTTCATACTTGTGTCctgtgagaaagaaagaaaagcagatgttaATGGCAGCAATTGCTCCTTCTGCCCCATCTCAATGCCCCTCTGCAGGATGCTGTTTTAAGTGACCGTGATGGAAATGGAACTGAGCTCCTCCGAGTGCCCAGGGAACAGCAGTGAGCTCCACAGGTGGGATGAAGTGATCTCCATCCTGCAGCCCACGCAGACAACAGAACAGAGCCCAAACTGGAACTGGTAAAGAACTTGTGctatttttacctttaaaagtCACATTGGGAAGGGGGAACAGAAGTGTTGCTTTCCAGGGGTGTGGTTTATAACTCAGGTGTTCTGTATTTATCTTAAATGATGCTATGCCATATAAAGGTAAACAGAAGGTCCCCTAAGAAGCCTGGtaagtgcttttaaaataccaggAGGGACCTTAACTGTTCTCTGCCCTGGATGTTAAACTGTGCCAGCCTCAGGCTCCTCACGGCACCAAGCATGGCTGAGTTCAAGGAGTGTCAGGATGATGCTCTTACATAGTTCAGTTTtaggagcagggagttggacttaCGGGACCCTTCCAGCTCAGGATATTGTATGATTCTTGTAATGGTCCCATATGGTTTTATATTAGTTAAGTTTCCACTTATAGTGCTATCCATGGGAGGGGTAATCCCCCACATACCTGTTGGAGTGGTGACGGTGCATTCTGTGTAAGGCAGTTGATTCAGTCCCTCTTCAACCACAAGT comes from the Melopsittacus undulatus isolate bMelUnd1 chromosome 6, bMelUnd1.mat.Z, whole genome shotgun sequence genome and includes:
- the LOC101877723 gene encoding LOW QUALITY PROTEIN: uracil phosphoribosyltransferase homolog (The sequence of the model RefSeq protein was modified relative to this genomic sequence to represent the inferred CDS: deleted 1 base in 1 codon), which translates into the protein MEAMPCQSQRLGPRPHDEPTAAGGGTTTTRLIRFAEPGEDSGCPSPDNGSSSSASSSSNGVAAAAIPAGEGGAAPLGPQLKLLPMNDQLRELQTIIRDKKSSRGDFVFSADRLIRLVVEEGLNQLPYTECTVTTPTGHKYEGVRFEKGNCGVSIMRSGEAMEQGLRDCCRSIRIGKILIQSDEETQRAKVYYAKFPPDIYRRKVLLMYPILSTGNTVIEAVKVLVEHGVQPSVIILLSLFSTPHGAKSIIQEFPEITILTTEVHPVAPTHFGQKYFGTD